A stretch of the Xyrauchen texanus isolate HMW12.3.18 chromosome 20, RBS_HiC_50CHRs, whole genome shotgun sequence genome encodes the following:
- the LOC127660688 gene encoding calmodulin-1, translating to MADQLTEEQIAEFKEAFSLFDKDGDGTITTKELGTVMRSLGQNPTEAELQDMINEVDADGNGTIDFPEFLTMMARKMKDTDSEEEIREAFRVFDKDGNGYISAAELRHVMTNLGEKLTDEEVDEMIREADIDGDGQVNYEEFVQMMTAK from the exons ATG gcTGACCAGTTGACAGAAGAGCAGATTGCTG AATTCAAAGAGGCTTTCTCACTCTTTGACAAGGACGGCGATGGCACCATCACAACCAAAGAGTTGGGCACTGTCATGCGCTCGCTTGGGCAGAATCCAACAGAGGCCGAATTGCAGGACATGATCAATGAAGTGGATGCTGATG GAAATGGGACAATAGATTTCCCAGAGTTTCTCACCATGATGGCGAGGAAGATGAAGGACACGGACAGCGAGGAGGAGATCAGAGAAGCGTTCCGTGTCTTTGATAAG GATGGGAACGGTTACATCAGTGCAGCTGAATTGCGTCACGTCATGACAAACCTTGGCGAGAAGTTGACTGACGAAGAGGTTGATGAGATGATCAGAGAAGCAGACATTGATGGAGACGGTCAGGTAAACTACGAAG AATTTGTACAGATGATGACGGCGAAATGA